In the Colletotrichum lupini chromosome 1, complete sequence genome, one interval contains:
- a CDS encoding major facilitator superfamily transporter: protein MGEPTSVTLSTPRPGTEEPINYGPPQEGIFKHISKIIPYFRDPRNVLVFKLDVMLLAWMFLAGIMKEMDQSATTQAYVSGMRESLSLYGNELVEFNTFFSIGYALGLVPGQLIQTRFRPSMFLPFCEMSWGLLVLFTYKAPNAQTIFGLRFFLGLFSSAFWPSVVALIFNWYTPAELAVRVACFTVCDVAGAMFLGALQAALFRDMNGVHGLAGWQWLFIIAGSVTVGQGLIAFVTVPDSPANTRAIYLTENEKRLARERMGNSGVNTSKRIPASVLRQKLRKLIVHPVTYFYLFSFAFGAWAHRANSYFVLYLESIKDSAGNRVYDTYQVNILPLGGYALQIVTNIGLNWLSDWKRWRWQISIFSAAAHGICLSVLCGWPSDHKVILAFYFLTYGTNAGGPSLIAWMAEILRKEPEARSIIVALTVTVVYIGHATIPLGAFRVADAPRYPIGFPLTTAFTVATILTQLGMLWWDRRHPQMAEYGYEPAISAQGFSDEENAKVAQSEAPVDGGNNKSAQISDLVFTVFDGEGAQDYGTQQWAYGVW, encoded by the exons ATGGGCGAACCCACATCAGTGACTTTGTCGACACCCAGGCCTGGGACCGAGGAACCCATCAACTATGGCCCCCCACAAGAAGGCATCTTTAAGCACATCTCGAAGATCATTCCGTACTTTCGCGACCCTAGAAATGTCCTAGTCTTCAAACTAGACGTCATGCTGCTTGCATGGATGTTCCTAGCAGGCATCATGAAGGAAATGGATCAGTCTGCCACAACCCAAGCCTACGTCTCCGGCATGCGAGAGTCCCTCAGCCTATACGGCAATGAGCTTGTCGAATTCAATACCTTTTTCTCAATTGGGTATGCTCTGGGCTTGGTACCTGGCCAGTTGATACAGACAAGATTCCGTCCCTCAATGTTCCTTCCATTCTGTGAGATGAGCTGGGGGCTGCTGGTACTCTT CACATACAAAGCCCCGAATGCGCAAACGATCTTCGGTCTCCGGTTCTTCCTCGGACTGTTCTCGTCTGCCTTCTGGCCAAGCGTCGTCGCCCTCATATTCAACTGGTACACCCCCGCCGAGCTCGCCGTCCGAGTCGCCTGCTTCACAGTGTGTGACGTTGCCGGCGCGATGTTCCTCGGTGCTCTGCAAGCAGCTCTGTTTCGCGACATGAACGGTGTTCATGGCCTCGCCGGCTGGCAGTGGCTCTTCATCATCGCCGGCTCCGTCACAGTGGGCCAGGGCCTCATAGCCTTCGTCACCGTGCCCGACTCGCCAGCGAATACGCGCGCCATCTATCTCACTGAGAACGAGAAACGCCTGGCTCGTGAGAGGATGGGAAACTCTGGCGTCAACACATCCAAGCGCATTCCGGCATCCGTACTCCGCCAAAAGCTGCGAAAGCTTATCGTTCATCCAGTCACGTACTTCTACCTCTTCTCTTTTGCCTTTGGGGCTTGGGCTCATAGGGCAAATTCCTACTTTGTCCTGTACCTCGAAAGCATCAAAGACTCAGCCGGCAACCGCGTTTATGACACGTACCAGGTCAACATCCTGCCCTTGGGTGGGTACGCCTTGCAAATTGTCACCAATATTGGTCTCAACTGGCTTTCCGACTGGAAGCGTTGGCGTTGGCAGATAAGCATTTTCTCTGCCGCAGCTCACGGCATCTGTCTATCAGTCTTATGCGGGTGGCCGTCTGATCACAAAGTCATCCTTGCGTTTTACTTCCTCACGTATGGCACCAACGCCGGTGGCCCATCGCTCATAGCATGGATGGCTGAGATACTCCGAAAGGAGCCCGAGGCTCGTTCCATTATCGTGGCCTTGACTGTCACAGTCGTCTACATTGGCCATGCGACTATACCCCTGGGGGCCTTTCGCGTCGCAGACGCTCCAAGATACCCTATCGGATTCCCTCTTACAACTGCGTTCACCGTGGCTACAATTCTTACTCAGCTGGGTATGTTGTGGTGGGATAGGCGACATCCACAGATGGCAGAGTACGGGTATGAGCCAGCCATCAGTGCCCAAGGTTTTTCGGACGAGGAGAACGCCAAAGTTGCTCAATCGGAAGCTCCTGTCGATGGAGGTAACAATAAATCAGCTCAGATCTCGG ACCTTGTGTTCACTGTATTCGACGGAGAAGGTGCACAAGA ttatggcacgcagcaatgggcatacggagtgtggtaa